Proteins from a single region of Akkermansiaceae bacterium:
- the argC gene encoding N-acetyl-gamma-glutamyl-phosphate reductase, with translation MKRIKTAIVGASGYTGMELLRLLLGHPAVELVAATSRAEAGKPIGAVFPRFRGAPGADLAFMAPDADGIAATGAEVAFLALPHGVAAEIARALLERNVRVIDLSADFRLSDAAVYQEFYDHEHPAPDLLEQAVYGLPEVRADRISAAKLVASPGCYPTSIILPLLPLLREGLVDHTTIVANSMSGVSGAGKKADLTLLFVECNESVRAYGVPKHRHLSEIEQELSIAAGEKVIISFIPHLIPVTAGIATTTTAKLKEGVSPEAVGAALEKAYAGKPFVRLLGKGGCPDTKNVTRTNYVDIGWNHDPRTGRVLLLSAEDNLGKGAGGQAVQSFNLMFGLEETAGLQNF, from the coding sequence ATGAAACGCATCAAGACGGCGATCGTGGGGGCAAGCGGCTACACCGGCATGGAACTGCTGCGTCTGCTGCTGGGCCATCCGGCTGTCGAGTTGGTGGCCGCCACGTCGAGGGCGGAGGCCGGAAAGCCGATCGGTGCCGTGTTTCCACGGTTCCGGGGTGCTCCGGGGGCGGATCTGGCGTTCATGGCTCCGGACGCGGACGGGATCGCCGCGACGGGTGCGGAGGTGGCCTTCCTGGCGCTGCCCCACGGGGTGGCGGCGGAGATCGCCCGCGCCCTGCTGGAGCGGAACGTGCGGGTGATCGACCTGAGCGCGGATTTCCGCCTGAGTGATGCGGCGGTCTATCAGGAGTTCTACGACCATGAGCACCCCGCTCCGGATCTGCTGGAGCAGGCGGTGTATGGCCTGCCGGAGGTGCGGGCGGACCGGATTTCCGCGGCGAAGCTGGTGGCCTCTCCCGGCTGCTACCCGACGAGCATCATCCTGCCGCTGCTGCCGCTGCTGCGGGAGGGGCTGGTCGATCACACGACCATCGTGGCGAACTCGATGAGCGGAGTGAGCGGTGCCGGAAAGAAGGCGGACCTGACCCTGCTGTTCGTGGAGTGCAACGAAAGCGTGCGCGCCTACGGTGTGCCGAAGCACCGGCACCTGTCGGAGATCGAGCAGGAGCTCTCCATCGCCGCCGGGGAGAAGGTGATCATTTCCTTCATCCCGCACCTCATCCCGGTGACGGCGGGGATCGCCACGACCACGACGGCGAAGCTGAAGGAAGGCGTGTCACCGGAAGCGGTCGGCGCGGCTTTGGAAAAAGCCTACGCCGGAAAGCCGTTCGTGCGCCTGTTAGGAAAGGGCGGCTGCCCGGACACGAAGAATGTCACGCGGACGAACTACGTGGACATCGGCTGGAACCACGACCCACGAACGGGCCGGGTGCTGCTGCTGAGCGCGGAGGACAACCTCGGCAAGGGTGCGGGCGGCCAGGCGGTGCAGAGCTTCAACCTCATGTTTGGCCTGGAGGAGACTGCCGGATTGCAAAATTTCTAG
- a CDS encoding transcriptional repressor, translating into MDSSVQTRLDDFIRRKGLRRTNQRDSIVRAVFSKDEHFTAEELFERVRKADSDTSRATVYRTLGLLVEANLLQQIDLGDNQTTYDPNFLDKPSHNHLVCIDCGRVVEFEDVNLDLLNDCVTRRLGFKPLRQSIKIEANCEQLRLKGRCPNLIASRLSGKRLRKKR; encoded by the coding sequence ATGGATAGCTCCGTCCAAACACGACTCGATGATTTCATCCGCCGGAAAGGCCTGCGGAGGACCAACCAGCGCGACTCCATCGTGCGCGCGGTGTTCTCGAAGGACGAGCATTTCACGGCGGAGGAGCTGTTCGAGCGGGTGCGCAAGGCGGACTCCGACACCTCCCGCGCCACCGTCTATCGCACGCTGGGCCTGCTGGTGGAGGCGAACCTCCTGCAGCAGATCGACCTGGGCGACAACCAGACGACCTACGATCCCAACTTCCTCGACAAGCCGTCGCACAACCACCTCGTCTGCATCGACTGCGGCCGGGTGGTGGAGTTTGAGGACGTGAATCTGGACCTTCTCAACGACTGTGTGACCCGACGGCTCGGATTCAAACCGCTACGCCAGTCGATCAAGATCGAGGCGAACTGCGAGCAACTGCGCCTGAAAGGCCGCTGCCCGAACCTCATCGCCAGCCGCCTAAGCGGCAAGCGGCTGCGGAAGAAACGCTGA
- a CDS encoding transcriptional regulator, with protein sequence MNDEPVRLKKARDEFVAQWGALGTQWGINRTMAQIHALLITAPAPLSTDEVMEDLQISRGNAHTNLKELVAWGLIRTVLRKGERREFFEAEKDVWQMFIIIARERKRREIEPAVNILHKCAEESRGIKTPEGKAFHEQMRQLEEFVGFASKMADRVSSMKHGFAIQMATKLLG encoded by the coding sequence ATGAACGACGAGCCGGTCAGACTGAAAAAAGCCCGCGACGAATTCGTCGCCCAATGGGGCGCGCTCGGCACCCAATGGGGCATCAACCGGACCATGGCCCAGATCCACGCGCTGCTCATCACCGCCCCGGCCCCCCTCTCGACCGATGAGGTGATGGAGGACCTCCAGATCAGCCGCGGCAACGCCCACACCAACCTGAAGGAGCTGGTAGCCTGGGGACTGATCCGCACCGTCCTGCGCAAGGGCGAACGGCGTGAATTCTTCGAAGCGGAAAAGGATGTCTGGCAGATGTTCATCATCATCGCCCGCGAGCGGAAGCGCCGGGAGATCGAGCCGGCGGTGAACATTCTCCACAAATGCGCCGAGGAAAGCCGCGGCATCAAGACCCCGGAAGGTAAGGCCTTCCATGAGCAGATGCGGCAGTTGGAAGAGTTCGTCGGCTTCGCGTCCAAGATGGCGGACCGCGTGTCCTCCATGAAGCATGGCTTCGCCATCCAGATGGCAACCAAGCTCCTCGGCTAA
- a CDS encoding rhodanese-like domain-containing protein, whose product MNFRLPLIACAAAVLSACGTTGALRPSTISTAEASQWVARDADTIILDVRTREEFAGGHLPGAKLIPWTDRDFEDRAVKELDRGKPVLVYCARGSRSGAASKKLATLGFQVRDLEGGINAWKRGGHPITPSR is encoded by the coding sequence ATGAATTTCCGCCTGCCACTCATCGCCTGCGCCGCCGCGGTTCTTTCCGCCTGCGGAACGACCGGCGCTCTCCGGCCCTCCACCATCTCCACGGCGGAGGCTTCGCAATGGGTCGCCCGGGATGCGGATACCATCATCCTCGATGTCCGCACGCGGGAGGAATTCGCCGGCGGCCACCTCCCCGGTGCCAAACTCATTCCGTGGACGGACCGGGATTTCGAAGACCGTGCCGTGAAGGAACTGGACCGTGGGAAACCCGTGCTGGTCTATTGCGCGCGCGGTTCCCGCAGCGGCGCGGCTTCAAAGAAACTCGCCACGCTCGGCTTCCAGGTCCGCGATCTGGAGGGAGGCATCAACGCCTGGAAGCGCGGTGGCCATCCCATCACCCCATCCCGCTGA
- a CDS encoding TIGR01777 family oxidoreductase: MTTNSIVIFGANGFLGRYLCRHFTRQGREVVAIARNRDGWSGDGMFLEWDGKHDGPWTLALEGAEAVINLAGATVNCRYTPENREKILRSREDSTRAIGRAIAGCKVPPKVWLNASTATWYRHAEDRPQDDWLGEHGTGFSCDVARTWEEAFFSALVPAATRKLALRIGMVLANEEGTVHQVLSRLAALGLGGTMGNGRQRISWIHMDDFLRAVDFAIADPFLDGTVNVTAPEFPENREWMRIFRREAGMPVGLPAARWMLEIGAWFMGTETELVLKSRWAEPVRLRDAGFRWRWRSAAAAIHDLRGRKGLEGFFAASGRRSIGAKGWLPSPNRGA, from the coding sequence ATGACAACGAACAGCATCGTGATCTTCGGAGCCAACGGCTTCCTCGGCCGCTACCTGTGCCGCCATTTCACCCGCCAGGGCAGGGAGGTGGTGGCCATCGCCCGCAACCGTGACGGCTGGAGCGGGGATGGTATGTTCCTGGAATGGGATGGAAAGCACGACGGCCCGTGGACGCTCGCCCTGGAGGGGGCGGAGGCGGTCATCAACCTGGCGGGTGCCACCGTGAACTGCCGCTACACACCGGAGAACCGGGAAAAGATCCTCCGCTCGCGGGAGGACAGCACGCGGGCCATCGGCCGCGCCATCGCCGGGTGCAAGGTGCCGCCGAAAGTGTGGCTCAATGCCAGCACCGCCACCTGGTACCGCCACGCTGAGGACAGGCCGCAGGACGACTGGCTGGGGGAACACGGCACGGGATTCTCGTGCGATGTCGCCCGCACCTGGGAGGAGGCATTTTTCAGCGCGCTAGTCCCCGCCGCCACACGAAAGCTGGCACTCCGCATCGGCATGGTGCTGGCAAATGAGGAAGGCACCGTCCATCAGGTCCTCAGCCGCTTGGCCGCCCTCGGGCTTGGCGGAACCATGGGCAACGGCCGCCAGCGGATCAGTTGGATCCACATGGATGACTTCCTGCGTGCCGTGGACTTCGCCATCGCCGATCCCTTCCTGGACGGCACGGTCAATGTGACCGCTCCGGAGTTTCCGGAAAACCGGGAATGGATGCGGATCTTCCGCCGGGAAGCCGGAATGCCCGTCGGCCTGCCCGCGGCGCGATGGATGCTGGAGATCGGCGCTTGGTTCATGGGAACCGAGACGGAGCTGGTATTGAAAAGCCGCTGGGCGGAACCCGTCCGGTTGCGCGACGCGGGCTTCCGCTGGCGATGGAGAAGCGCCGCGGCGGCCATCCACGACCTGCGGGGCAGGAAGGGTCTCGAAGGCTTTTTCGCAGCCAGCGGCAGGCGGAGCATCGGTGCCAAAGGATGGCTGCCCTCCCCCAACCGGGGTGCCTGA
- a CDS encoding 3D domain-containing protein — protein MPVYAFSERNRLVRTTAYTCSEDDHLIYGSKNATGTQLRYTDRVRSAAADWSFYPVGTVFRITGLPYLYVVDDYGSALTGTGTIDIYKPSKDVMNQWGRRNVEVTIVQWGSFTRSAEILAQRTKFSHCSQMLANIVRQRPQLSTVAKR, from the coding sequence ATGCCGGTCTATGCTTTCAGCGAGCGTAACCGCCTGGTCCGAACCACCGCCTACACCTGCAGCGAGGACGACCACCTGATCTACGGCAGCAAGAACGCCACCGGCACCCAGCTCCGCTACACCGACCGCGTCCGCAGCGCCGCCGCCGACTGGTCCTTCTATCCGGTGGGTACTGTCTTCCGCATCACCGGCCTTCCCTATCTCTATGTCGTCGATGACTACGGCTCCGCCCTCACCGGCACCGGCACCATCGACATCTACAAGCCGTCCAAGGACGTCATGAACCAGTGGGGCCGCCGCAATGTGGAGGTGACCATCGTCCAGTGGGGTTCCTTCACCCGTTCCGCGGAGATCCTCGCCCAGCGCACGAAGTTCAGCCACTGCAGCCAGATGCTCGCGAACATCGTCCGCCAGCGTCCCCAGCTCAGCACCGTCGCCAAGCGCTGA
- the rsgA gene encoding ribosome small subunit-dependent GTPase A: protein MTLRDLGWNDELKAAFAPYRAKGWVPARLIRETPINYGAFLDDGDEIDVILCGRLWHEAQCDADLPAVGDWVAVEPGNENQDHVIRAMLPRRTCFSRKMPGNSSEAQVIGANVDIVAVVTDAGPDFNLRRMERYFSLIGKSGAKALVLVNKSDLFTKEENKRAAEEIAALWDEADVHITSAIKGEGLKVLKKYLKKGVTMCVVGSSGVGKSTLVNQLYGEEWQWTGEVNETTGKGRHTTTSRELVPLDSGGMLIDNPGMREIQMWTDEQTLRESFADVDALTHDCKFADCSHRKDTGCAIRAAVDKGELDAGRYESFLNLETEIAALRKRAKKRQMAVERWAKRNNRVKARNLADRIQLEKDERGDI from the coding sequence ATGACCCTGCGTGACCTCGGTTGGAATGATGAACTGAAGGCAGCCTTCGCCCCCTACCGGGCGAAAGGCTGGGTACCCGCGCGGCTGATCCGGGAGACGCCCATCAACTACGGAGCCTTCCTCGACGATGGCGATGAGATCGACGTGATCCTCTGCGGCCGCCTGTGGCATGAGGCGCAGTGCGACGCGGACCTGCCCGCCGTGGGTGACTGGGTGGCGGTGGAACCGGGCAACGAGAACCAGGACCACGTCATCCGCGCAATGCTGCCCCGCAGGACCTGCTTTTCCCGGAAGATGCCCGGCAACAGCTCCGAGGCGCAGGTCATCGGCGCGAACGTGGACATCGTCGCGGTAGTGACGGATGCCGGTCCGGACTTCAACCTGCGGCGGATGGAGCGGTACTTCTCGCTCATCGGCAAGAGCGGCGCGAAGGCGCTGGTGCTGGTCAACAAGTCCGATCTTTTCACCAAGGAGGAGAACAAGCGGGCCGCGGAGGAGATCGCCGCGCTGTGGGATGAGGCGGACGTCCACATCACCAGCGCCATCAAGGGAGAGGGCCTGAAGGTTCTCAAAAAATATCTCAAGAAGGGCGTGACGATGTGCGTCGTCGGTTCGTCCGGCGTCGGGAAATCGACGCTGGTCAACCAGCTCTATGGCGAGGAGTGGCAGTGGACCGGCGAGGTCAACGAAACCACCGGCAAGGGCCGCCACACCACCACCTCCCGGGAGCTCGTCCCCTTGGATTCCGGCGGCATGCTCATCGACAACCCGGGCATGCGGGAGATCCAGATGTGGACCGACGAGCAGACGCTCCGCGAAAGCTTCGCGGATGTGGATGCCCTCACGCACGACTGCAAGTTCGCCGACTGCTCCCACCGCAAGGACACCGGCTGCGCCATCCGCGCCGCCGTGGACAAGGGCGAACTGGACGCGGGCCGCTACGAAAGCTTCCTCAACCTCGAAACCGAGATCGCCGCGCTCCGGAAGCGTGCGAAGAAACGCCAGATGGCCGTCGAACGCTGGGCGAAGCGCAACAACCGCGTGAAGGCCCGCAACCTAGCCGACCGCATCCAGTTGGAGAAGGACGAACGCGGCGACATTTGA
- a CDS encoding DUF393 domain-containing protein — protein MKTLTIFHDPQCGLCAAFKEWLNRQPKYVEARFIPYNAPAAARLFPGLQDMGAGKDVVVLADDGSWWQGETAWLTCLWITREYRPWSYRFKSPLLRPLVKRAIHLLAENRLTISRLLHLRHDEQLAQAIRTQPQPQCQTGTCQIDSPFKFHTPPPPLP, from the coding sequence ATGAAAACACTCACCATCTTCCATGACCCGCAATGCGGGCTGTGCGCCGCCTTCAAGGAATGGCTGAACCGCCAGCCGAAGTATGTGGAGGCCCGCTTCATCCCCTACAACGCGCCCGCCGCCGCACGCCTCTTTCCCGGCCTGCAGGACATGGGTGCGGGAAAGGATGTGGTCGTCCTCGCGGATGACGGCAGTTGGTGGCAGGGCGAGACCGCCTGGCTGACCTGCCTGTGGATCACCCGTGAATACCGGCCATGGAGCTACCGCTTCAAAAGCCCGCTGCTCCGGCCACTGGTGAAGCGGGCGATCCACCTGCTGGCGGAGAACCGCCTGACCATTTCGCGCCTGCTGCACCTGCGCCATGACGAACAGCTCGCGCAGGCCATCCGCACGCAGCCGCAGCCGCAGTGCCAGACCGGCACCTGCCAGATCGACAGCCCTTTCAAATTCCACACCCCACCACCCCCACTGCCATGA